A window of Candidatus Hydrogenedentota bacterium contains these coding sequences:
- a CDS encoding circadian clock protein KaiB codes for MNASSHRVCLYVAGDSPNSRLARANLAAIAGESFPAGWEVEVVDVFEHPDRALADGVLLTPMLVADPGSRVIGTLAETAAVLAALGLEGSR; via the coding sequence ATGAACGCATCCAGTCATCGCGTTTGTCTCTATGTGGCCGGAGATAGCCCGAATTCGCGGCTTGCGCGGGCGAATCTGGCGGCGATCGCGGGCGAATCGTTTCCGGCGGGCTGGGAAGTGGAGGTGGTGGATGTGTTCGAGCACCCGGACCGCGCATTGGCGGACGGGGTGCTGCTGACGCCGATGCTGGTGGCCGACCCCGGAAGCCGGGTCATTGGCACGCTGGCGGAAACCGCGGCGGTGCTTGCGGCGCTCGGGCTTGAGGGCTCCCGGTGA